From Spiroplasma endosymbiont of Amphimallon solstitiale:
ATTATAGTAAATCAACTGTACATAGAGTTTGTAGATTATTAAATCAAAACTTATTACCATTAGAAATATTGAATAAAATTCAAAAAAATAAACAAAATGCAGGTAGAAAATTAATAATTTTAACTTTAATAGAAATTAATACTATTAATCATTTGTTAATTACTAAAAATTATGCTCTTGATATAATTGCTAATTTTTTAAAGGAAAATAAAATAAAAAGTATTTCAACAAAAACTTTATATAACATGTTTAAAACAAATCGAATGGGTTTTGATGAAAATAACTTATTGAGAAAAGGAAAAAATAAACCTCACAAACAAAAAGAAACTAGAGGCAGAATTAATAATTGTAAGTCTATTCATGAAAGAAATTTAATCATTCCTAATATTAAAAATATAGAAGAATTTGGTCATTTAGAGGGTGATACTATCATTGGTAAAGATCATAAAAGTTCTATTATTACTTTAGCTGATATATGATCAAAAACCACAATTCCTTTAGCAACTAAAAATAATAAATCAGAAAATATTACAAAAAGTATAATAAAATTTATTTCAAAGTTACAAAAAGGAACAGTTAAAACTATTACTTTTGATCGTGGTAAAGAATTTAGTAAATGAAAATTAATCGAAAAAAATTGTAATGTTAAGATTTATTTTGCAGATCCTGGTAAACCTTGTCAAAGAGGTTTAAATGAAAATAATAATGGTATTTTAAGAAGATATTTACCAAAATCTACAGATCTATCTTCATATAAACAAAAAGATTTAAATACTATAGCATTTCAAATTAATTCTACACCCAGAAAATCACTATCTTATAAAAGACCAATAGATTTAATACAATTATTTTAAAAAACTGTCCCATTTATATTTACAATTCAGGAAAGACCAATAGATTTAATACAATTATTTTAAAAAACTGTC
This genomic window contains:
- a CDS encoding IS30 family transposase; the protein is MYKYLTIESIIAIKEYKSYGFSIRKIAKAIDYSKSTVHRVCRLLNQNLLPLEILNKIQKNKQNAGRKLIILTLIEINTINHLLITKNYALDIIANFLKENKIKSISTKTLYNMFKTNRMGFDENNLLRKGKNKPHKQKETRGRINNCKSIHERNLIIPNIKNIEEFGHLEGDTIIGKDHKSSIITLADIWSKTTIPLATKNNKSENITKSIIKFISKLQKGTVKTITFDRGKEFSKWKLIEKNCNVKIYFADPGKPCQRGLNENNNGILRRYLPKSTDLSSYKQKDLNTIAFQINSTPRKSLSYKRPIDLIQLF